Within Rhodopirellula halodulae, the genomic segment GACTTTCACGCTTCGGGGTGACAGTTTGCAACAGCTCAAGTCCATCGCTGAGACGCTGGAGGAACACAAATGCGAGCTGCAGGAGTCCGTCGAGGAGATTGATGAAAAGGGGCGATTGTCCCAGGGACGGCCGATGTTGAGCGTCGTGAAGACCGGCGCGTTGGTGCCGAGTGAGGTCAAGAAAATCGCCGATCGGATGCAGACCATCGCTGAACGGACCGGCGTCGAGTACGAAGGTGTGGAGGTGTTCGACTCGATCGAAGACGACGAGTTGTTCGATTGGATGAGCCTCGACGACGCGGTGTGGCGGATGCGTCACTTCAGCGATAGCGGGTTGAATCCCGGTGAAGAATTGCCGTGGGCGTTTCTGCTGATGGGAGACACACTGCCTCAAATGCAAACTTTCGCGGACGCGTTGGTCGAAGGCGGGTTTGGCAACAGTCAGGCGGATGAGGATCCCGACGAAGATGGCCGGTTCGGCGTCTTTGTTTTCATGGATGGCAGCAACGACGAGGAACGCTTGGTCGCGGCTCACAAACAGATCATGGCTATCGCAACCAAGCACGACGCCGAACTGGAAGGCATCCAGTTTCTGTCGGAAGAGGACTTCGTCGACGTGTCGCTGGATTGATGGATGGACGCGTGAGTTGGTCGATTCAATCGATTGGTGACACGCGCCGTAGCCTTTAGGTGTCTTTCATTTCCCAGTCAGTTTTGACTCCGAAGTGAGTATCGAACAGCGCACAAAAAAACGTGCGAGGCTTTCACCTCGCACGTTTCATGTCGCTTTCGCCGAGCAGTCTCCGACTCGGAACCCCGGACAGCTATCAAACCGGAGTCCACCCGGCAGAACCTACCGCCTATCAGGAACGTTTGCTCCTGCCGAGTCCAGCTCAGAAGTCGATGACACAGCCCAGGTCGATGCCGTGGGTGTACAGCGAGCTGTCCTTCCGCTCGGACACTGGTTGCACCAATGGTGCGGCTGGGAACGTGATGCCGTCGCCGTTGTAGACGTTGTTGATGTTGTCGCCCGACAACAAGACGTCATCCCAGTAGATGAAGCTGTAGCCGACGGACATCGAAACGTTGGGACGGAACTGGTAAGCCAGTTTGATGTTGGCTTCGGGTGCGAAGGTGAACTTGTCTTCGTCCAAGTCGGTCGTGTTGTACGTGTTGCCCAAAGCGAGCACACCACCGTCGGTCGAAGTCACGGCTCCGCCACCATCGTCGAAGGTTCGCGAACCGATGCCACGATAGATTTGTTCCATGTTGCCCAAGTGGACCTTCGTCAATGACTTCAGGGTCCATTTGCCACGGGTGATCGAGGTGTCGAAACCGATCTGACCACCGTAGAAACGGTTTTCCGTTTCAATTTGGTCGAAGATGTCGGTGCGATCGCCGATGTTGCCGCCGAGTGCATTCGTGGTTTGGATGCTGGTGCTACGCACGGTCAACGTGTCGTCGATCCCGAAGTGCGAGAAACCACCGATCAAGTCCGAACGGAAGCCCGAGCCACTGAGCATCTTCATGCGGGCGTAAGCTTCGGCCGCGTAGATATCCAACGAGCTTTCAGCGGTGTACGAACCTTCGAAGTCATCGTTGCCCGCAACGCCGGTGCTGGCGATCAGGATGCTATTGTCCGAACCAATGTTGGTGTCGAAGAATGGTCGACCGATGGACTGAGCATTGCCGTTGACGATTCCGCCGGAGCTGGCGTCTTCGCTGCTTTCGCTGAGCCACCAGAAACGGCCGCCCACGCCGAAGTCGTCGCTGAGATCGCGACCGATATCGATACGGAAACCAGCGGTCATGTCGCCACCGATGGCTTCGTCGCCACCGAACAAAACGCTTGTGCCGGGCACGTCCAATTCAGGATCGGCTCCAGCGGTGTTTTGAGTAATCAAGGCGGGAGTCGAGCGGGCTTGGGTGAACCACAACAATGCTTCGGCTGTGACCCACATGTCGTGCTTCTTCATCATGCCGCGAACGGGACGCTTGCGGCATTTGCCACAGCTTCCACCGCATGCGGAACCGCAGCTGCTGGCCATTTCGTAGCTGCTGCCACAATCGCCGGTGCTGCAACCCGCTCCCTCGGTGACGACGTAGGAATCGTCCATGATGGGAGCTGGGGTGGGCACGCCGCTGCCAACTTGATGATCGCCGACGAAGGCGACCGGCTGAAGTGCTTGAGCGTCGTCGTACATCGACGATGCCAAGTTCTCTTGTTCGCTGGAGTAGTCGACATCGTCATAAACGATCTCGCCGGCTTCAGCGTTCAGAGGAGCGGCACCGGTGTAGTACTGGCTGATTTGCGAGTTGCCCTGGTCGGCCGCCGAGGCCGTTCCGGTGGTTAGCATGGCTGCCAACGCGAGCAACTTCCATTTCGTCGATTTTTTCGTTTCCATTGGTACTCTCGTGTAGTCCGGGAACACGGGATTTATCTGGTTAACTGTTTCGACCGAATTCAGCGGACCATTCAGAACCAACCCTAACCTAGGAACACCCGACGCAGATTGCCTGTTTTGAACCAAAGGGGCGGCACAAGTTCTCTATCTCTCCTCGAAGGCAGATAAAATGATGTTTCACGGCGATTGGAGGTCGCTCTGCGCGCCCCCCAGTGCGTAAAAATGGTAATTCTTTGCAACGCCCGTCCCCCCGTTGGCCCTCTCGATGTCTGAATCTTCCGCTCGCGAAACGACTTCTTCAGCCGAATCCAGCGAAAAGGCTCCCACGGCATCCTCCGTCCCGCCGGATCCGCTGATCTCCGATCCGAGCATGCCGTTGCCCGAGGAGGAATCTGATCCGTCGCTGCCGGAGCTTTCCGAGGCGGTGGAGATTGATCCACTGGCGCCCAACGAACCCTTGACGATCTCGGGCGAGGAAAATGAAACACCTGCCAACGCGACGCAGCAGGCGGTTGCCCGCCGATCCAGCGACCCATCGGCTCAGAAAAAGAAATGGGCCAAAGCGTCGAATTGGCGTCCGCGAATGGTGCGGTGGCAAAAACAGTTGGCACGCGTCAACGCGCTGGAGAACACTCTGAAGTCAGAGGATGACGCGAGCCTTCGTAAACGGAGCTTGGCGTTGCGTTACCGAGCGATGGCGGGCGAGAAGCTTCGCGACTTGTTGCCGGAAGCGTACGCACTTTGCCGCGAAGCGGGGCGACGCAGCCTGTCCATGCGCCATTACGATGTTCAGATCCTCGGTGGCATCGCATTGTTCGAAGGTCACATCACTGAGATGCAAACGGGGGAAGGAAAAACCCTGACGGCGACGCTGCCGCTGTACCTGCACAGCTTGGTTGGCAAAGGAGCGCACCTCGCGACGGTCAATGATTACTTGGCCAAACGGGATGCCGAGTGGATGACGCCTCTGTTCGAGATGTTGGGCGTTTCCGTCGGCATCATTCAAACCGAAGATGATCAAGGCAGCCGGCGCAAGAGTTACGCCGCCGCGATCACCTACGGCACCGCCAAAGAGTTCGGGTTTGACTTCCTGCGAGACCGCTTGCTGTTGCGAGCCCAAAACCGAATGCAGACGGAAATGCTGGGCACCGGCGATGGTGGCTTCAGTGGTTCCGGGGACCAAGTCGTGATGCGCGGGATGCACTTTTGCTTGGTCGATGAAGCGGACAGCATTTTGATCGACGAGGCCCGTACACCGCTGATCATCGGCAGCATCGAAGACACCGTTCGAGATCAGATCATCGAGACTTACAAATGGGCGGCTGAGCATGCACCCAGTTTCGAGCTGGACCAACATTTTGAGATCGACGACGAGACCAAACGTTACGAATTGACCGCTCGTGGTCGCAGCATGGTCCGAGCGTTGCCCAAGAGCGATTTGGTTCGCACGATGGGCTTGGTGGATTTGTACGAGTACATCGAACGATCGATCAAAACCAATCGCGAGTTCTTGCTGGATCGTCAGTACGTGATTCGGCCCAGCGAAAAGGATCCGAACGTCGATGAAATCGTGATCGTCGATGAGTTCACTGGTCGCTTGGCCGAGGGACGTAAGTGGCGAGATGGGATTCACCAATCGATCGAAGCCAAAGAAGGCGTCGAAATCAGCGTGCCGACCGGACAGGCCGCTCGCATCACGGTCCAAGATTTGTTCCTGCGGTATCCACACCTCGCGGGGATGACCGGGACCGCGGCAACCAGTGCTGGTGAGCTACGGAAGATCTATCGCACGCCTGTCGTGCGCGTTCCGACCAACCGGCCGCCACAGCGCGTTCAGTTACCGTCGCGCGTGTTCGGCACCTTGCAGTCGAAGTTTGAAGCCATTGCTAAAGAAGTCGCTGAGGTGCACGCGACCGGACGTCCGGTGTTGATCGGAACCCGATCGATCGACAAGAGTGTGTTGCTTTCGCGATTGTTGGAAGACCTGAACATCGAGCACGAGGTGCTGAACGCGAACAATGTCGAACGCGAAGCGGACATCGTCGCACAGGCGGGCGGGCAAGGTAAAGTTACCGTGGCAACGAACATGGCGGGACGTGGTACCGACATCAAGCTGGCGGACGAAGTCGAGTCCATCGGCGGGATGCATGTGATCTGTACCGAACTGCACGATGCGGCACGAATTGACCGCCAATTGATCGGACGTTGTGGCCGTCAGGGTGACCGTGGGTCGTATCGCCAGTATTTGTCGCTGGACGACGACATTTTGAAGGGCGGTTTTGGTGCGATCAAATACGAGAAGTTGAAGAAACGCGGCGAAGCGACGTCCGGCAGCGTGGATCGTTTAGCGGCCATGTTCCACCGAGCGCAACGGAAAGTCGAACGTCGTCACTTCCGAGACCGAATGGTGCTGATGCATCACGAAAAGGAACGCAAGAAGATGCAACGCGAAATCGGCCAAGACCCTTATCTGGATACGCCCGATTGATCGGGATGAGGCGAGCGGTCGGGCGCGGCGGCGAAGGTCGGCGTTCGGGAGATGGTTGCGAGCGTTGATGTGGGGCAACGCAGAGACGCAAAGGCACGGGGACGCAGGGAGGTGATCGGCCGTTGAACGCAACACCAATTGAATTTCACCGATCGCTCGAGCAACGAAGTAGCCGATCGGCGTTAGCCGCGGTTATCGGGTTGCGAAGGTGGTGAGTTTTTTGGCCAAGTGGACTCTGCTCGGTGGTGGATCTCTCGGCAATCAACCAGCGTCCGGTGGAACCGGACCTACAGCGATCAACGTCCGGTGGAACCGGACCTACGGGGGAGGACGCGTTTGGCTACTGGTCGACTTGTTCTTCGTAGCGCTCGATGGAGATGGCTTTGCCTTCTTCGTTCGCTTCGACGATCGCACCTGACAGACGGACGTCGCGGGTGGCGACGTGGAAATGGCAGGGCTCGAAATGGAGCGTGGTTTGCGTCACTCGTTTGATGTCGCGTCCAATGATGCTGTCGTAGGGACCGGTCATTCCAACATCGCATTGAAATGCGGTTCCGCCCGGCAAGATGCAGGCGTCCGCGGTGGGGACGTGCGTGTGGGTTCCCAGGACCGCGGTGACTCGCCCGTCTAGATACCGACCCATGATCTGTTTGTCGCTGGTCGCTTCGGCGTGCATGTCGACAAAGATGTAGCGTGGGTTTTCGGTGGCCATCTCTTCGAGTGCTGCGTCGACCGCCGTGAACGGACAATCGACGGGCCGCATGAAGACCCGACCGAGCAGCGAAATCACACCCAGCTTGCCCGCTGGTGTTGAGACGACGGTCCAGGCTTTCCCAGAGGAGCTTTCGGGGTAGTTCGCTGGGCGAACAATGCGTTGGCTGGATTGCAGGATGGGGATGATCTCTTTGCGGCGATACAGGTGATCGCCCATCGTCATCACGTCCACGCCGGCTTCCACCAACCGCCGATATTGGCGTGGCATCAGCCCCGCTCCGTCGGCCGCGTTTTCCGCGTTGATGATGATCGCGTCGAGTCGGGCTTCTTTCCGGATGTCTGCCGCGCGGGCCAGCACCGCAGAGTATCCGGGTTTGCCGACGACATCACCGAGAAACAGAAAACGCACGCGGGGTCCTCGCGTTGAAGAAGCCTTGAGTCACGGGCGGCGTGCATCACCGGAGCGATCACGCCGCGAAAGGAAGGTGTCGTTCCGGCGAAGGATTACCAACGCAGTCCGAAACGTTCTCCACCCGACGCGCGGTCGTTGCCACCCTTGAGCGGTCCGGCGTGTTGTGCCTTCACGGCCAGTTCACGTGGCGGTTCGATCACTTCTTCCTCTTGTTTCTCGCCTTCGGCGGCGGGTTTTGCATGAGCCGCTTTGATCGACAGGCCGACTTTTTGCGAATCACGATCGAAGCTCATGATCTTCACGTCGACTTGGTCGCCAACGTTGACCACCGAACTGACTTTGGACACTCGGTGAGGTGCCAGTTCGCTGATGTGGCACAGTCCTTCGACACCGGCGGTCAAGCGAACAAAAGCACCGAACTCGGCGGTCCGGGTGACTTCGCCCTTGTGCACGGAACCCACGGCAAAAGTGGCTTCGGCACTGTCCCAGGGGTTTTCGAGCAGATCGCGATAGGTCAGCGACATCTTGCCCGATTGCTTGTCAATTTTGTCGACGCGGACTTTGACGTTTTGGCCTTCCTCAATGACTTCGCTTGGGTGCTTGATGCGTTCCCAGCTGAGCTTGCTGACGTGGATCAAACCATCCAGCCCGCCGACATCGACGAACGCACCGAAGTCACGCACGCTGCGGACGACGCCTTCCAAGATGTCACCGGGTTCGATCTTTTCGAGTTGTTCTTGGCGTTTGGCTTCTCGTTCCCGTTCGAGCACGGCGCGACGCGAGACAACCAAATTGCCGCGACGGGCGTTGGCCTCGGTGACCAAGCAGACCATTTTCTGATCCACGAATTCGCTGAGGTCTTCCACGCGATATTCGGAGATTTGGCTGATGGGCATGAAGCCGCGAACGCTGCCGACTTTGCATTCCAAACCGCCGGTGTTGTGTCCGGTGATCGTGGCTTCGACAACGCTGCCTTCGTCGATGTCGTCCCAATCCGAAACTTCGGTGGCTTTGCCGGGAAGGCTGCAGGAGTACAGCCCGTCCTCGGAATTCATGCCGCGAATCAGAACCTCGACAGGTTGCCCCGGTGTGGGTTCGGCTTCCGTGAATTGCTCAAACGGAATCACGCCTTCGTCGGGACCGCCCAAGTTCACGAACACGTTGTCTTGGTGAATCTTGATCACTTGAGCGTGAACGCGGGATCCTTCCGCCAGTGGCTCGCGACGGTCGGGCAATCCCGCACCGTCGCCGAAGAACGAATCCAAGTCCGCATCGGTCAGCGAAGCGTCCAATTCGGCTTGCAAGTCATCGCTGAGCTTTTCGCGAATGTTGGGGACGACTGTTTTCTTGTTTTGGGGAACGTAGGGCTTCTCGCCTTTTTCCGTGGGTTTTTCGCCGGCCAATCGGGGGCGTGGAGCCTCTTTGCCGCCCGGTTTCCCCCCGCCGCGTTTGCCCTTGGGTTTGACTTTGCCGCCCTCAAGTTGCTCCGTGGAAACCGCCGCAGGTGAGACGGGTTTTGCAACGCCCAAACCGCGAGCCGCCAAAGGTCCGCCGCCGATTCGAGGCAAGGGAGCCTTCGATTTTTGGCTTTGGGGTCTGGGGGAGGTCGCCGTTTGCTCCGTGTTTGCCGATGACTCAGCGGCAGCGGACGGGGAATCCGCAGCGGGTGAGGCGGGCGTTTGCGGAGTTGGCGTTTCTGCCGCGGGAGAATCAGCCGTGGTTTCGGTGGCTGGTGCGTCGGTGGGATTTTCGCCGCTGCTCATGGACAGTCAGGGGGATCGGAGAAGGGGGAAATGGCAATGTCGCCAAAGGCGTCCCGCAGTCTAGCAATCGGGAGGGCCACTCGGTAGCCTTCCTGGTTCGGTCACCGCACAATCCTGGAACAACCCGAGCACCCATGCCCAACTTTGACGATTACACCTCTTCTTCGGCTGCGAATTCGAGCGAGCGACCCGTGTGGATGTCAGGCCTGGATGACGCCACCGCGAAAACGTGGGTGCGAGCGATCGAAGCGGCGGAGATGCCTGGATTGGGCGACGGCCCGTACCAGAAAGAGTTGGCGGAATTGTTGGAGAGTGATTCGGCCAAGCAGTTCACTTCGTTGCAACGAAGCGGGCTGTGGCTGTTGGCGGGCGACTTGGATCGGTCGCACACGATCAGCCAAGACGAAGGTTCATCCGAAGGCAGTTTCTGGCACGGAATCATGCACCGGCGAGAGGGTGATTTCGGCAACGCGAAATATTGGTTCCGCCGCGTGGGACGACATTCGATCTTGTCGGACCTATCGGGCATGTATCCCGAATTGCATGCCGACGCCGACGAGTTCGTGGACAACGTCGCCCGAGCCGTTCGAAGCGGTCAAAACGTTGACGAATGCCAGCAAGTCCAGTGGACCGAATGGCAGTGGCTGATGAACGTCAGCTGAGCAATCGTTGGCTTCGGCAGCTTCGGCAACGCGGACTGCCTTGCCCGCAGGCGATCACTTGCCCGCGACACTGGCCTTGGTCGGCCGCTGAACATCCGAGATCAGCCCGATCATTTCCCAAAACCGGATGATCCCCCACGACATATCGAACTCGTACCACTTGTGGCCGTGGCGAGCTGAACGTGGTGTGGCGTGGTGGTTGTTGTGCCATCCTTCGCCGTGGCTGATCAAAGCTACCAACCAGTTGTTCGTGCTGTGGTCGCGAGTTTCGTAGTTGCGATAGCCGAACAGGTGGCTGAGCGAATTCACGGACCAAGTTCCATGCAGCACGAACACGGTGCGGACCGCGACGGCCCAAACCGTCCAAGACAACATGTAGCGATAGGCTTGCCCCCAATCACCGCCGCTGACGCCGTAGCCGACGGCTCCGCCGATCAACGAAATCACCAAACCGTGCAACAGGAACACAAAGAACCAACCGTCTTTTCGTTCCAGTTTAAGGTAGAACCGGTCGCGAAGCAGGTCGCGGACATAGCGTTCGTAATGACTCGTTTTGTCCAGGTCTTTGTGTCGGCAAACCACCCAGCCCACATGCCCCCACAAAAAGTTTGCCAGCGGTGAATGGGGGTCGGGTTGATGATCGCTGTGTTGGTGGTGCATCCGGTGAATCGCCACCCAACGTGCCGGGCTGTCTTGCAAGTTGCACATGCCCAACATCGCCAGCGTGTGTTCCATCCATTTGGGGCACTTGAAACCGCGATGCGTCAGCAACCGGTGGTACCCGATCGTGATGCCGAACA encodes:
- a CDS encoding ribonuclease E inhibitor RraB, whose amino-acid sequence is MNASPKQPHRSSEPDLAFDIDALFTHLVEDLEVDLSFPMDWTFTLRGDSLQQLKSIAETLEEHKCELQESVEEIDEKGRLSQGRPMLSVVKTGALVPSEVKKIADRMQTIAERTGVEYEGVEVFDSIEDDELFDWMSLDDAVWRMRHFSDSGLNPGEELPWAFLLMGDTLPQMQTFADALVEGGFGNSQADEDPDEDGRFGVFVFMDGSNDEERLVAAHKQIMAIATKHDAELEGIQFLSEEDFVDVSLD
- a CDS encoding BBP7 family outer membrane beta-barrel protein, with protein sequence METKKSTKWKLLALAAMLTTGTASAADQGNSQISQYYTGAAPLNAEAGEIVYDDVDYSSEQENLASSMYDDAQALQPVAFVGDHQVGSGVPTPAPIMDDSYVVTEGAGCSTGDCGSSYEMASSCGSACGGSCGKCRKRPVRGMMKKHDMWVTAEALLWFTQARSTPALITQNTAGADPELDVPGTSVLFGGDEAIGGDMTAGFRIDIGRDLSDDFGVGGRFWWLSESSEDASSGGIVNGNAQSIGRPFFDTNIGSDNSILIASTGVAGNDDFEGSYTAESSLDIYAAEAYARMKMLSGSGFRSDLIGGFSHFGIDDTLTVRSTSIQTTNALGGNIGDRTDIFDQIETENRFYGGQIGFDTSITRGKWTLKSLTKVHLGNMEQIYRGIGSRTFDDGGGAVTSTDGGVLALGNTYNTTDLDEDKFTFAPEANIKLAYQFRPNVSMSVGYSFIYWDDVLLSGDNINNVYNGDGITFPAAPLVQPVSERKDSSLYTHGIDLGCVIDF
- a CDS encoding 30S ribosomal protein S1; translation: MSSGENPTDAPATETTADSPAAETPTPQTPASPAADSPSAAAESSANTEQTATSPRPQSQKSKAPLPRIGGGPLAARGLGVAKPVSPAAVSTEQLEGGKVKPKGKRGGGKPGGKEAPRPRLAGEKPTEKGEKPYVPQNKKTVVPNIREKLSDDLQAELDASLTDADLDSFFGDGAGLPDRREPLAEGSRVHAQVIKIHQDNVFVNLGGPDEGVIPFEQFTEAEPTPGQPVEVLIRGMNSEDGLYSCSLPGKATEVSDWDDIDEGSVVEATITGHNTGGLECKVGSVRGFMPISQISEYRVEDLSEFVDQKMVCLVTEANARRGNLVVSRRAVLEREREAKRQEQLEKIEPGDILEGVVRSVRDFGAFVDVGGLDGLIHVSKLSWERIKHPSEVIEEGQNVKVRVDKIDKQSGKMSLTYRDLLENPWDSAEATFAVGSVHKGEVTRTAEFGAFVRLTAGVEGLCHISELAPHRVSKVSSVVNVGDQVDVKIMSFDRDSQKVGLSIKAAHAKPAAEGEKQEEEVIEPPRELAVKAQHAGPLKGGNDRASGGERFGLRW
- a CDS encoding acyl-CoA desaturase, yielding MSTSEAPAPPETTPKDKLVCDESNDYGSGAVPTEVMTAGRKGIDPQRLPLPEETQPLKIMWRYVIVLGMVHLVALAAFVPMWFSYLFTWSGFIAAIAGHFLFGMFGITIGYHRLLTHRGFKCPKWMEHTLAMLGMCNLQDSPARWVAIHRMHHQHSDHQPDPHSPLANFLWGHVGWVVCRHKDLDKTSHYERYVRDLLRDRFYLKLERKDGWFFVFLLHGLVISLIGGAVGYGVSGGDWGQAYRYMLSWTVWAVAVRTVFVLHGTWSVNSLSHLFGYRNYETRDHSTNNWLVALISHGEGWHNNHHATPRSARHGHKWYEFDMSWGIIRFWEMIGLISDVQRPTKASVAGK
- a CDS encoding TIGR00282 family metallophosphoesterase; its protein translation is MRFLFLGDVVGKPGYSAVLARAADIRKEARLDAIIINAENAADGAGLMPRQYRRLVEAGVDVMTMGDHLYRRKEIIPILQSSQRIVRPANYPESSSGKAWTVVSTPAGKLGVISLLGRVFMRPVDCPFTAVDAALEEMATENPRYIFVDMHAEATSDKQIMGRYLDGRVTAVLGTHTHVPTADACILPGGTAFQCDVGMTGPYDSIIGRDIKRVTQTTLHFEPCHFHVATRDVRLSGAIVEANEEGKAISIERYEEQVDQ
- a CDS encoding preprotein translocase subunit SecA; this translates as MPLPEEESDPSLPELSEAVEIDPLAPNEPLTISGEENETPANATQQAVARRSSDPSAQKKKWAKASNWRPRMVRWQKQLARVNALENTLKSEDDASLRKRSLALRYRAMAGEKLRDLLPEAYALCREAGRRSLSMRHYDVQILGGIALFEGHITEMQTGEGKTLTATLPLYLHSLVGKGAHLATVNDYLAKRDAEWMTPLFEMLGVSVGIIQTEDDQGSRRKSYAAAITYGTAKEFGFDFLRDRLLLRAQNRMQTEMLGTGDGGFSGSGDQVVMRGMHFCLVDEADSILIDEARTPLIIGSIEDTVRDQIIETYKWAAEHAPSFELDQHFEIDDETKRYELTARGRSMVRALPKSDLVRTMGLVDLYEYIERSIKTNREFLLDRQYVIRPSEKDPNVDEIVIVDEFTGRLAEGRKWRDGIHQSIEAKEGVEISVPTGQAARITVQDLFLRYPHLAGMTGTAATSAGELRKIYRTPVVRVPTNRPPQRVQLPSRVFGTLQSKFEAIAKEVAEVHATGRPVLIGTRSIDKSVLLSRLLEDLNIEHEVLNANNVEREADIVAQAGGQGKVTVATNMAGRGTDIKLADEVESIGGMHVICTELHDAARIDRQLIGRCGRQGDRGSYRQYLSLDDDILKGGFGAIKYEKLKKRGEATSGSVDRLAAMFHRAQRKVERRHFRDRMVLMHHEKERKKMQREIGQDPYLDTPD